The sequence GCCCGGCACCCCCAGCGACCCGCTGCCCACCGACCCGGACTGGGCCGGCGGCAGCCTCTACCAGGACGTCAGGGAGCTCCGGGTGGACGTCGACCCGGCCGCGCTGTGGCGGGTGGTGGAGGCGATCGGCGGCGACAACGGCTGGTACTCCTTCCCGCTCGGCTGGGCGGTGCGCGGGTGGGTGGACCGGCTGCTCGGCGGGGTCGGCCTGCGGCGCGGGCGGCGGGACCCGGCGCGGCTGCGGGTCGGCGACTCGCTCGACTTCTGGCGGGTGGAGGAACTCGTACCCGGTCGGCTGCTGCGGCTGCGCGCCGAGATGCGGTTGCCCGGGCCGGCCTGGCTGGAGCTGACCGTCGCACCGGACGGCGCCGGTGGCGCCCGGTACCGGCAGCGGGCGCTGTTCCACCCGCGCGGGCTGGCCGGGCACGCCTACTGGTGGTCGGTGGCGCCCTTCCACGCCGCGGTGTTCGGCGGGATGGCCCGCCGGATCACCGAGGAGGCCGCGCGCGACGACGGGGCGGGTGCCGGAGCAGGTCCCGGGCGCGGCGCCCCCTGAGCGACCGGCGGCCGACCGTCAGCGGTCCCGGCGCAGATCGGCCAGTTCCCCGGTGATCCGGCCGAGGAAGCGCGCCACCGCGGCGAGTTCCGCCGGGGTGAACTCGGCACGCACCGTCTCGGTCCGCCGGGCCACCGGCGCGAACCACTCCGCCGCCATCCGGCCGGCGCCCGGCAGGTACTGCACCAGGACCAGGCGCCGGTCGGCGGCGTCCCGGCCACGACGGATGTGCCCGGCCCGCTCCAGCCGGTCCAGCACCGCGGTGACGGCTCCCGAGGAGAGTCCCAGTTCCTCGCCCAGCCGCCCGGGAGTGATCCCGCCGCCGTCGGACCGGCCCGGCTCCGGGCCGGTGCGCA comes from Streptomyces sp. TLI_053 and encodes:
- a CDS encoding MarR family winged helix-turn-helix transcriptional regulator, giving the protein MSEQGEQQEQQEHGPAQVPPDGPALGRLLQDLASEMHLLGHGFAGASGLHTTDVQALLAIMRTGPEPGRSDGGGITPGRLGEELGLSSGAVTAVLDRLERAGHIRRGRDAADRRLVLVQYLPGAGRMAAEWFAPVARRTETVRAEFTPAELAAVARFLGRITGELADLRRDR